From Rudanella lutea DSM 19387, a single genomic window includes:
- a CDS encoding GEVED domain-containing protein, whose protein sequence is MRIFTYGCLVLFIWACSTLVTLAQKGQKAAGPLGECGTVSPSKEAIDAAEQAIFDLKKKLGNKALPGPVSLPIKVHIVRQTNGSGGATVTALNAALTLLNAKYQPVDIQFTQCGPIHYIDNDNFFACDLNLDQPSLVLNNVNDAINLYVTGTLVADGSGLNGVAYFPSGAASSNQMILSTAALSNGETLPHEMGHYLNLYHTHETAKGKELVTRGTGANCTTAGDLVCDTPADPCCYFYNSSTCTYTGTAVDTQANSYTPLVSNIMSYYGGCRTQFTPGQYSRIADGYLYRTSLMQTSGAYVYNTACPVVVAPTNLSAQEGTCSVRLNWTDNSTNENGFIVERSLSPSSGFIAVGTVTSNVTSFTDTSPVAGIATYYRVVAANSSGTVGNTVSVTVAPNNICYCVPGVTNCTLGDDIINFALRSESTTLLNQASGCGTNGYSDYSSVSSATLTPGQSYTIAVTNRAQYPEGFAVWIDFNGDKTFADTERVFTSATHSRTAVQTATFTLSLSALAGTTRLRVRQSDDSSPVPTLPCNPYLYGETEDYTVVILPTTATSVASGVWTSSGVWSSGQVPTAATDVTISAGHTVTVDTPAAAVKKLQLNGKLLYQTNSKLRVGQ, encoded by the coding sequence ATGCGGATTTTTACTTACGGATGTCTGGTTCTGTTTATATGGGCTTGTAGTACGCTGGTAACACTGGCGCAAAAGGGCCAAAAGGCTGCTGGCCCTCTGGGCGAATGCGGTACCGTTTCTCCCAGTAAAGAGGCAATTGACGCGGCCGAACAGGCTATTTTCGATCTCAAAAAAAAGCTGGGCAATAAGGCTCTGCCGGGGCCGGTAAGCTTACCCATTAAGGTACATATCGTACGTCAGACAAACGGATCGGGCGGGGCTACCGTGACGGCCCTAAATGCAGCACTCACACTGTTGAATGCCAAGTACCAACCCGTCGACATTCAGTTCACGCAATGTGGCCCTATTCATTACATCGATAATGATAATTTTTTTGCGTGCGATCTTAATTTGGATCAGCCCTCTCTGGTGCTCAATAACGTTAACGATGCAATCAATTTGTACGTGACTGGCACTCTGGTAGCCGATGGGAGTGGGCTGAACGGGGTCGCTTATTTTCCGAGTGGTGCGGCCAGCTCAAACCAGATGATTCTGAGCACGGCTGCGTTAAGCAACGGCGAAACGCTCCCGCACGAAATGGGCCATTACCTGAATCTGTATCATACCCACGAAACGGCAAAAGGCAAGGAGCTTGTAACGCGCGGAACCGGTGCTAACTGTACGACGGCTGGGGATCTGGTATGCGATACGCCCGCTGACCCCTGTTGTTATTTCTACAATTCGTCAACTTGCACCTATACGGGCACAGCTGTGGATACCCAGGCCAATTCGTACACGCCACTGGTGAGTAATATTATGTCGTACTACGGTGGTTGCCGGACTCAGTTTACGCCGGGTCAGTACAGTCGTATTGCCGATGGGTATCTGTATCGTACTTCGCTCATGCAAACGTCTGGAGCGTATGTGTACAATACGGCTTGCCCGGTTGTGGTGGCCCCGACTAATCTCTCCGCTCAGGAAGGTACGTGCTCGGTACGTTTGAACTGGACCGACAATAGTACCAATGAGAACGGGTTTATTGTGGAACGCTCGCTAAGCCCCAGCAGCGGGTTTATTGCTGTTGGGACGGTGACTTCCAATGTGACATCCTTTACAGATACCAGCCCGGTTGCGGGTATAGCTACCTACTACCGAGTTGTGGCAGCAAACAGCAGTGGGACAGTTGGAAACACCGTTAGCGTAACCGTTGCGCCAAACAACATTTGTTACTGTGTGCCGGGCGTGACCAATTGTACTTTAGGCGACGATATTATCAATTTCGCCTTGCGCTCGGAGAGTACCACGCTGCTTAATCAGGCCTCTGGATGCGGTACAAACGGGTATTCAGATTACAGCTCCGTGTCCTCGGCAACGCTGACACCCGGTCAGAGCTATACCATAGCGGTTACCAACCGGGCTCAATACCCCGAAGGGTTTGCGGTTTGGATTGATTTCAACGGGGACAAAACGTTTGCTGACACAGAGCGGGTATTCACATCCGCAACGCACTCCCGAACGGCTGTTCAGACGGCTACGTTTACCCTATCGCTCAGCGCTCTGGCAGGCACTACGCGGCTCCGAGTTCGGCAAAGTGACGATAGCAGCCCGGTGCCTACTTTACCCTGTAATCCTTACCTCTACGGCGAAACCGAAGATTACACGGTAGTGATACTGCCCACAACGGCTACAAGCGTTGCCTCGGGCGTCTGGACAAGCAGTGGGGTTTGGTCGTCAGGGCAGGTACCGACCGCAGCAACCGACGTAACCATCAGCGCCGGGCATACCGTTACGGTGGATACCCCCGCAGCGGCTGTTAAGAAGCTACAATTGAATGGCAAGTTATTATATCAAACAAATAGTAAGTTAAGGGTGGGTCAATAG
- a CDS encoding class I SAM-dependent methyltransferase yields MAILDRFSAHAASYARYRIDYPAELFAYILAAVPAQKQAWDCATGNGQVATALAVYFEHVEATDISQQQLDEAPARPNVRYRVSPAEHTPFADRQFDLVTVGQALHWFDVDAFHREVRRVLRPGGVVAEWGYGLCTVNPTVDGLVRDFYTDVIGAYWDAMRRHVENRYAQLPFDFADVQYADFTVERRWTAEWFLNYLRTWSAVRKFIQSNGYDPVDALTEPVQAAWGAGEALVQFPVFLRLGRNK; encoded by the coding sequence ATGGCAATTCTTGATCGATTTTCGGCTCACGCTGCCAGTTACGCCCGCTACCGAATCGACTATCCGGCCGAGTTATTCGCGTATATTCTGGCCGCTGTGCCTGCCCAAAAGCAAGCCTGGGATTGTGCCACCGGCAACGGTCAGGTAGCTACTGCCCTGGCCGTGTATTTTGAGCACGTAGAGGCCACCGACATCAGTCAGCAGCAACTCGACGAAGCTCCCGCCCGGCCCAATGTGCGGTATCGGGTAAGCCCGGCCGAGCATACGCCTTTTGCCGATAGGCAGTTCGATCTGGTCACGGTGGGGCAGGCCCTGCATTGGTTCGATGTCGACGCCTTTCACCGCGAAGTTCGGCGGGTACTCCGGCCGGGGGGCGTGGTGGCCGAGTGGGGGTATGGCCTGTGCACCGTCAACCCAACGGTCGACGGGCTGGTGCGGGATTTTTATACCGATGTGATTGGCGCGTACTGGGACGCCATGCGTCGGCATGTGGAAAACCGATACGCGCAATTGCCGTTCGATTTTGCCGATGTTCAGTACGCCGATTTCACCGTCGAACGGCGCTGGACGGCTGAGTGGTTTCTGAACTACCTGCGTACATGGTCGGCGGTGCGGAAGTTCATACAGAGTAACGGCTATGACCCGGTCGACGCACTTACCGAACCGGTACAGGCGGCCTGGGGAGCGGGCGAAGCCTTGGTACAGTTTCCGGTATTCCTGCGCCTGGGGCGAAATAAGTAG
- a CDS encoding c-type cytochrome — MKKTFGLLFATAAMAVGSFNAQAQDNIPEDMKALMTKHTCIACHRVDQRLVGPAYKDVAKKNYTDAQIVELIYNPKPSNWPGYPPMAPMKQVPKEDALKLAKWINTLDGTAKKAPSKKKA; from the coding sequence ATGAAGAAAACGTTTGGCTTATTGTTCGCAACGGCAGCTATGGCCGTTGGTTCATTCAATGCGCAGGCTCAGGACAACATTCCTGAGGACATGAAAGCCCTGATGACGAAGCATACCTGTATTGCCTGCCACCGGGTAGACCAGCGGCTGGTTGGTCCGGCTTATAAAGATGTGGCGAAGAAAAATTATACGGATGCTCAGATTGTTGAGCTGATCTATAACCCAAAGCCATCAAACTGGCCGGGTTATCCGCCAATGGCTCCGATGAAGCAAGTGCCGAAGGAAGATGCGCTGAAACTGGCGAAGTGGATCAACACGCTCGACGGTACCGCTAAAAAGGCTCCATCGAAGAAGAAAGCGTAG
- the rlmB gene encoding 23S rRNA (guanosine(2251)-2'-O)-methyltransferase RlmB, producing the protein MSYNNRPNRQRPNFRPEPSSDDMVFGIQSVLETLRSDQQIDKLYMEKGMSHPEIQQLAFQNRVTIQRVPVEKLDRLTRKNHQGVVCLVAAVQYVKLSNVLADVHERGETPFLLLLDRITDVRNFGAIARTAECAGVQCIVIPGRGAAAIGSDAMKTSSGALNHISVCREYNLEDTVAYLQKSGVQVVACTEKSPRDLYETPTDMTGPLAIVMGSEEDGISPEILKLVDTHVKIPLLGSVGSLNVSVATGVVLYEVVRQRSK; encoded by the coding sequence ATGAGTTATAACAACAGACCCAATCGGCAGCGCCCCAATTTCCGCCCGGAACCCAGCTCTGACGATATGGTATTCGGAATCCAGTCGGTGCTGGAAACCCTGCGGTCCGATCAGCAGATCGACAAGCTGTACATGGAAAAGGGGATGAGTCACCCCGAAATTCAGCAACTGGCTTTCCAGAACCGCGTGACCATTCAGCGGGTGCCGGTAGAGAAGCTGGACCGTCTGACGCGCAAAAACCACCAGGGTGTAGTTTGTCTGGTGGCGGCTGTGCAATACGTGAAGCTCTCTAATGTACTGGCCGATGTGCACGAACGGGGCGAAACGCCGTTTTTGCTCCTGCTCGACCGGATTACCGATGTACGCAACTTTGGGGCTATTGCCCGCACGGCCGAGTGTGCTGGGGTGCAGTGCATTGTGATTCCGGGCCGGGGTGCAGCCGCGATCGGGTCGGATGCTATGAAAACGTCGTCGGGGGCGCTCAACCACATTTCGGTATGCCGGGAGTACAATCTCGAAGATACCGTGGCCTATTTGCAGAAATCAGGTGTTCAGGTGGTGGCCTGTACCGAAAAGTCGCCCCGCGACCTGTACGAAACCCCAACCGATATGACCGGGCCGCTCGCGATTGTGATGGGCTCTGAAGAAGACGGTATTTCGCCGGAGATTCTGAAACTGGTAGATACCCACGTTAAAATTCCGCTGCTGGGGTCGGTAGGCTCGCTCAACGTGTCGGTAGCAACCGGCGTGGTGCTGTACGAAGTAGTACGGCAGCGGAGTAAATAA
- a CDS encoding GWxTD domain-containing protein has protein sequence MRLLSAITLTLLVSACASSKKTQPTAYDSNRSNPSRTEAPNQSREMADRPRTPGTLNADPGAAAPGASARPAGSSNARPTTPAAGTPPASGGNSAPDYAVTAIKGKFLTVDSTATRVYLHIYTRQPDGKPIRNIDDFATRFLVNYVLYPDYNNRERLGYGNVPTNAQTLTVLDDYLVLNFEVKRPKDAVSAIMLTEITEVNSGRKALNDLQIRFQAPRITDRFTLFDAQGRLPRLRNFVSRNDTVVIRDVNGTSKPLYGFRYKHEFDAASSPMNTGNRPVPKTLAVDSTLTVMTNQPFQLPREGLYFFLEDTTDTYGLGLMVTDNRFPKLTRPEKLAKPVMYVSTSSEMNELGGASDAKKALDKYWLGLMSGNEEVARRTIRAYYNRVEEANRLFTTYKEGWKTDKGMIYIVLGPPDRVQRSRDREVWVYNRRANVSEINFTFNRKPNQFVDDHYELVRFAEYQPVWYPIVEAWRTGAIRE, from the coding sequence ATGCGCCTACTTTCCGCGATCACACTAACCCTGCTGGTGTCGGCCTGTGCTTCGTCAAAAAAGACCCAGCCGACTGCCTACGACTCGAACCGATCTAACCCGTCGCGTACGGAAGCGCCCAATCAGTCGCGCGAAATGGCCGACCGCCCCCGGACCCCCGGCACGCTCAATGCCGACCCCGGAGCAGCGGCTCCCGGAGCATCGGCGCGCCCGGCGGGCAGCTCCAACGCCCGGCCTACCACGCCAGCCGCGGGCACTCCGCCTGCGAGCGGTGGCAATTCGGCCCCAGATTATGCGGTTACGGCTATCAAAGGCAAGTTCCTGACCGTCGACAGTACGGCTACCCGCGTCTATCTGCACATCTATACCCGTCAGCCTGATGGTAAGCCCATTCGGAATATTGATGATTTTGCGACACGGTTTCTGGTCAATTACGTTCTGTACCCCGACTACAACAACCGGGAGCGGCTGGGCTACGGCAACGTGCCAACCAATGCCCAAACCCTGACTGTGCTGGACGATTACCTGGTGCTTAACTTCGAGGTAAAACGCCCCAAAGACGCCGTTTCGGCCATTATGCTGACCGAAATCACCGAGGTGAACTCGGGTCGCAAAGCCCTCAACGATTTGCAGATTCGGTTTCAGGCCCCGCGTATCACGGACCGGTTTACCCTGTTCGATGCCCAGGGACGGTTGCCCCGGTTGCGCAATTTCGTGAGCCGCAACGATACCGTTGTGATTCGGGATGTCAACGGTACAAGTAAGCCCTTGTACGGCTTCCGGTACAAGCACGAGTTCGACGCGGCCTCGTCGCCGATGAACACCGGCAACCGGCCCGTTCCGAAAACATTGGCCGTCGACTCCACACTGACGGTCATGACCAACCAGCCGTTCCAACTTCCCAGAGAGGGTTTGTATTTCTTTCTGGAAGACACCACCGATACGTACGGACTGGGCCTGATGGTGACCGACAACCGGTTTCCGAAACTGACCCGACCCGAGAAGCTGGCCAAACCGGTAATGTACGTGAGCACCAGCTCGGAAATGAATGAGCTGGGGGGCGCATCGGATGCCAAAAAAGCCCTCGATAAATATTGGCTGGGCCTCATGTCGGGCAACGAAGAGGTAGCCCGGCGGACCATTCGGGCGTATTATAACCGGGTGGAAGAAGCCAACCGGCTTTTTACAACCTACAAAGAGGGCTGGAAAACCGACAAAGGCATGATTTACATTGTGCTCGGCCCTCCCGACCGGGTGCAGCGCAGCCGCGACCGTGAGGTGTGGGTGTACAACCGGCGGGCCAACGTGTCGGAGATCAATTTTACCTTCAACCGCAAGCCTAATCAGTTTGTCGACGATCATTACGAACTGGTGCGCTTTGCAGAGTATCAGCCGGTATGGTATCCGATTGTGGAGGCCTGGCGTACCGGCGCAATTCGGGAGTAA
- a CDS encoding class I SAM-dependent methyltransferase, which produces MYKTTEITSAEITSDNPVHQRLLFPYVEAAEMVSGQVLEIGCGWGRGLELLTQAATHYTGIDKNADLIGSLQQAYPKATFVAANIPPLTDGTGQPLPDNTFDFVVTFQVIEHIENDDLFVKEAYRVLKPGGKLLLTTVNKSYSLTRNPWHVREYVADELRALMGRYFPVVETRGIHGNNKVMTYYEQNKKSVERFTRWDIFNLQYRLPRRLLQVPYDIANRMNRNRLLKQDGLAAEIRHTDYVLSDSPAQSLDFFYVATK; this is translated from the coding sequence ATGTACAAAACCACCGAGATTACCTCCGCCGAAATTACCTCCGACAACCCGGTTCATCAGCGGCTACTTTTTCCGTATGTCGAAGCCGCGGAAATGGTAAGCGGCCAAGTGCTCGAAATTGGGTGCGGCTGGGGCCGCGGGCTGGAGTTGCTCACGCAGGCGGCAACCCACTACACGGGTATCGACAAAAACGCCGATCTGATAGGCTCGCTTCAGCAAGCCTACCCCAAGGCTACCTTCGTAGCGGCTAATATCCCCCCCCTCACCGACGGCACCGGGCAACCTCTACCCGACAATACGTTTGATTTTGTGGTGACGTTTCAGGTAATCGAACACATCGAAAACGACGATCTGTTTGTGAAGGAAGCCTACCGGGTACTCAAGCCTGGGGGTAAATTACTACTCACGACGGTCAACAAGTCGTACTCTCTGACGCGCAACCCCTGGCACGTGCGCGAGTACGTAGCCGACGAACTGCGGGCGCTCATGGGCCGTTATTTCCCGGTTGTCGAAACGCGCGGTATCCACGGCAACAACAAGGTGATGACGTATTATGAGCAAAACAAGAAGTCGGTCGAACGCTTTACGCGCTGGGACATTTTCAACCTCCAATACCGGTTGCCCCGCCGACTGCTTCAGGTACCTTACGATATTGCCAACCGCATGAATCGCAACCGGCTGCTGAAGCAGGATGGTCTGGCCGCCGAAATCCGGCACACCGATTATGTACTGAGCGACTCACCTGCCCAAAGCCTCGATTTTTTCTACGTTGCCACCAAGTAA
- a CDS encoding phage tail protein, with amino-acid sequence MEVFIGMIGLFGFNFPPKDWAFCNGQLLSISQNSALFALLGTTYGGNGQTTFALPDLRGRTPIGMGNGPGLTPRTIGEMSGSENVTLLQTQMPQHNHLMNVSNLAGTNTSPENSVIAVASVSGEPLAGYSSTIDTTANPMAIGMAGGTQPHNNMQPYLAMNYCIALYGIFPSRN; translated from the coding sequence ATGGAAGTTTTCATTGGCATGATTGGCCTGTTTGGCTTCAATTTCCCCCCCAAAGACTGGGCATTCTGCAACGGGCAACTACTATCAATTTCCCAAAATTCAGCCCTGTTCGCCTTACTAGGTACAACGTACGGCGGTAACGGGCAGACCACGTTTGCTCTTCCCGATTTGCGTGGCCGTACTCCTATTGGTATGGGCAATGGTCCAGGCCTGACACCGCGCACCATTGGTGAGATGTCGGGCTCAGAGAACGTCACGCTTCTGCAAACCCAGATGCCCCAACACAATCACTTGATGAACGTGTCGAATCTGGCAGGAACAAATACAAGTCCCGAGAATTCCGTAATAGCGGTAGCGTCTGTTAGTGGTGAACCTCTTGCCGGATATAGTTCTACTATCGACACCACGGCCAACCCAATGGCTATTGGCATGGCAGGCGGCACTCAGCCCCACAACAACATGCAACCTTACCTGGCAATGAACTACTGCATTGCGCTTTACGGCATTTTCCCAAGCCGTAATTAA
- a CDS encoding beta strand repeat-containing protein: MTNRYAPSVRMAFLGLLLHCLFTFSIQAATSPTDPPKATAHAVLAPVAYSEPGSPFPALASFQRRLFFDADNDGDVDILYQTTTTLGSGIGLSLNNGSGGFNTTHTATEGTGLFTSGPLNGIALREVSNPNSSTGLVALDYDNDGDTDLYETSSSSTGRILRNNNGSFSVQTSPFPALVSFARRLFFDADNDGDVDILYQSTTTATNGIALRLNNGSGDFSTLHSATDGTGLFSSGPLNGITLREVNGPTSNTALVAVDYDNDGDTDLYEAVAGGAGRMLRNNNGSFSVQASPFPTIAAFRRQIFFDVDSDGDIDLLYQTGITAGSDIALILNNGSGGFSNTITAANVTGLFSSGPLSGISFQTIGSTNSAALYAIDYDNDGDTDLFEGTANSAGRIIRQNESPPVISSTNPADNATNVSVTANLVLTFNRSMIKGTGNLYLVRTSDNSVVETIPVTSAQVTGSGTTWTVNPNSTLASLTNYALRADEGTFFDADGRIFRGILTNTIFNFTTGCTPPIVSINPNSAVLTCTQPTQTLTAIGTGTFRWSTTATSPTIIANTTGTFSVTLTDVNGCTATASSNITSNTTAPGATLTASGPLNCTATSVTLTAGTTLGTLFAFSSGAVQLGGVSGLSATVSSAGLYSVTVTGANGCTSIASTNVTQNNTIAGFTVSGSGSACSGSTVLLTANGCTGGTVSWPGGVVGSTFSASLTGNYTATCTIGTCTTTATGTATINTPAFAAAPTLSTNTPLPGQALSLSYAATQCPFNNAGPFGVELSTDNFASQTALTPTTSTSTELTVDLPGTLLAGTAYQLRVVYQTSTFSPPASFTVSSPAVLSISASQTSICIGGTIQLTATGCPDGEVHWSTGETGASIVVSLTATSTISASCVIAPPPTRDAFAPGKAQTSARPQTPPQRSSQPAEAIDRRRLPNR, encoded by the coding sequence ATGACGAACCGCTACGCTCCATCAGTCCGGATGGCTTTTCTGGGCCTTTTGCTCCATTGCTTATTTACGTTTTCTATCCAGGCGGCCACTTCACCAACTGACCCGCCCAAAGCCACTGCTCATGCCGTGTTGGCTCCAGTGGCTTATTCAGAACCCGGCAGTCCGTTTCCAGCTCTGGCAAGCTTTCAACGGCGGCTTTTTTTTGATGCCGATAATGATGGCGATGTAGATATTTTGTATCAAACTACTACCACCTTAGGCTCTGGGATTGGCTTAAGTCTGAATAACGGTAGTGGAGGGTTTAACACCACACATACAGCTACTGAAGGAACCGGGCTCTTCACATCTGGGCCACTCAACGGAATTGCCCTACGCGAGGTGAGTAACCCAAACAGTTCTACCGGATTGGTAGCACTGGATTATGATAACGACGGCGATACGGACCTGTACGAGACGTCATCCTCTTCTACCGGACGGATTCTGCGTAACAACAACGGGAGTTTTAGTGTCCAGACCAGCCCGTTCCCCGCCTTGGTCAGCTTTGCCCGCCGACTTTTCTTTGATGCTGATAACGATGGGGATGTAGACATTCTGTACCAGTCTACTACAACAGCAACCAACGGCATTGCCCTGAGGCTGAACAATGGTAGTGGCGATTTCAGTACGCTTCACTCAGCTACCGACGGAACCGGCCTATTTTCGTCAGGGCCACTTAATGGGATCACACTACGAGAGGTTAACGGCCCTACCAGCAACACAGCTCTGGTTGCTGTTGATTATGATAATGATGGAGATACCGACCTATATGAGGCAGTAGCAGGTGGTGCCGGACGGATGCTTCGCAACAACAACGGTAGCTTTAGTGTCCAGGCCAGCCCATTTCCGACAATAGCCGCCTTCAGACGTCAGATTTTCTTCGATGTAGACAGTGACGGCGACATTGATCTCCTCTATCAGACGGGCATAACGGCAGGCAGCGACATTGCCCTGATACTAAACAACGGCAGTGGTGGCTTTAGTAACACCATTACTGCGGCAAACGTAACCGGTTTATTTTCTTCTGGGCCACTCAGCGGAATTTCATTTCAGACGATTGGTAGTACCAATAGTGCAGCGCTGTACGCTATCGACTACGACAACGATGGCGATACCGACCTATTTGAAGGTACAGCCAACTCAGCAGGGCGGATTATCCGGCAGAATGAATCCCCACCAGTTATTTCTTCGACTAATCCCGCCGATAATGCCACCAACGTTTCTGTCACAGCCAATCTGGTGCTGACTTTCAACCGGAGCATGATCAAAGGAACGGGCAATCTGTATCTGGTACGTACTTCCGATAACAGCGTTGTCGAAACGATTCCGGTCACCAGCGCGCAGGTAACTGGGTCGGGAACCACCTGGACAGTTAACCCTAACAGTACGCTCGCCAGCCTGACCAACTACGCCCTGCGAGCCGACGAGGGGACTTTTTTCGATGCCGATGGTCGTATTTTCCGAGGTATCCTTACAAATACCATCTTTAATTTTACCACCGGCTGTACCCCACCTATCGTTTCTATTAACCCCAATAGTGCGGTACTCACCTGTACTCAACCTACCCAAACGTTGACAGCCATTGGTACGGGTACCTTCCGCTGGTCGACAACGGCTACCTCGCCCACTATCATCGCCAACACGACGGGTACGTTCTCAGTCACCCTTACCGACGTCAACGGCTGTACGGCCACAGCCTCGAGCAACATCACGAGCAACACAACCGCCCCCGGCGCAACCCTTACGGCAAGTGGTCCACTCAACTGTACGGCCACCAGCGTCACCCTCACGGCGGGCACTACGTTGGGGACTTTGTTTGCATTTAGCAGCGGAGCCGTGCAGTTGGGGGGCGTTTCGGGCCTCTCGGCTACTGTGAGCAGTGCCGGGTTGTACTCGGTTACCGTAACCGGAGCCAACGGCTGTACGAGCATAGCCAGCACCAACGTCACCCAAAACAACACCATTGCGGGCTTCACCGTGAGTGGAAGCGGATCGGCCTGCTCGGGCAGTACGGTGCTGCTCACAGCCAATGGTTGTACTGGTGGCACGGTATCCTGGCCCGGCGGTGTAGTAGGCAGCACGTTTTCGGCCAGCCTGACGGGCAACTACACGGCCACCTGCACCATCGGCACTTGTACCACCACCGCTACCGGCACGGCTACTATCAATACCCCTGCTTTTGCGGCTGCCCCTACCCTCTCAACCAATACCCCACTGCCGGGGCAGGCCCTGAGCCTGAGTTATGCCGCTACGCAATGCCCCTTCAACAATGCAGGGCCCTTCGGCGTCGAATTGTCAACGGATAATTTCGCCAGCCAAACGGCCCTGACCCCAACTACCAGCACCAGTACCGAGCTCACCGTCGACCTACCCGGTACGCTTCTGGCCGGTACGGCATACCAGTTACGCGTAGTGTACCAAACCAGCACATTCAGCCCACCAGCCAGCTTCACCGTGTCAAGCCCGGCGGTTCTGAGTATTAGCGCGAGCCAAACAAGTATTTGCATTGGTGGTACCATACAACTCACAGCCACCGGATGCCCCGATGGCGAGGTACATTGGTCGACGGGTGAAACGGGCGCATCGATTGTCGTGAGCCTAACGGCTACGAGTACCATCTCGGCCAGTTGTGTGATAGCCCCACCTCCCACGCGCGACGCCTTCGCCCCCGGTAAGGCACAAACGTCGGCACGGCCCCAAACGCCCCCCCAACGGAGTAGCCAACCCGCCGAAGCCATTGATCGACGGCGGCTCCCGAACCGATAA
- a CDS encoding rhodanese-like domain-containing protein, which translates to MEQLRQQPGALLIDVRDEWEFEEFNLGGINIPLGDIRARKAEIEPFDPLIVVCTNGVRSRVAAKDFLRQPELQHKTIYHLHGGLIGDLS; encoded by the coding sequence ATGGAGCAACTCCGGCAGCAGCCCGGTGCGCTGCTCATTGATGTTCGGGATGAGTGGGAGTTTGAGGAGTTTAACTTGGGCGGCATCAATATCCCTTTAGGCGATATTCGGGCCCGCAAAGCCGAAATCGAACCGTTCGATCCGTTGATTGTCGTTTGCACCAACGGCGTTCGGAGTCGGGTAGCCGCTAAAGACTTTCTGCGGCAGCCTGAGCTACAGCACAAAACCATCTATCACCTCCACGGAGGGCTGATTGGCGACCTGAGCTAA
- a CDS encoding bestrophin family protein translates to MIVYKTHDWLQAIWKFHTGSTVLSLLKRLAFVFVYVVVVIVVELNFLDFKLKNTPTEFLSTMGILLSLLIIFRTNTAYDRFYEGRRTWGVLVNTCRNLAVYYNAVLGEGRPAEKLFFTKVISNFPFALKNHLRDARNLNDLDETVPGTLAMLQRFDHVPNGVVSQLRNRTELLYKEGVISEGQLINLHDLLVVLLDVAGICERIKSTPIPFSYSFFIKLFITCYIGIMPFMVVEDYGYLTIPAVMLVSYVLVGLEMIGVEIEEPFGLERNNLPLTQLSQVIRVNVHEIFGYNLPTIEKDAAKLGFVIVT, encoded by the coding sequence ATGATTGTTTATAAAACGCACGATTGGCTACAGGCCATCTGGAAATTTCATACCGGCTCAACGGTACTATCCCTCCTCAAACGACTGGCGTTTGTGTTCGTTTACGTCGTCGTTGTGATCGTAGTCGAACTCAACTTTCTCGATTTTAAGCTCAAAAACACCCCGACGGAGTTCCTGTCGACTATGGGGATTCTGTTGAGCCTGCTCATTATTTTTCGCACCAATACGGCCTACGACCGCTTTTACGAAGGCCGGCGAACCTGGGGTGTGCTGGTAAATACCTGCCGAAATCTGGCCGTGTATTACAACGCGGTGCTGGGTGAAGGCCGCCCGGCCGAGAAGCTCTTTTTCACCAAGGTGATTTCAAATTTTCCGTTTGCGCTCAAAAATCACCTGCGCGATGCCCGCAACCTGAACGACCTCGACGAAACCGTGCCCGGAACTCTTGCTATGCTACAACGCTTCGACCACGTGCCCAACGGCGTGGTGTCGCAGTTGCGTAACCGAACCGAGCTGTTGTACAAGGAAGGGGTCATTTCGGAGGGGCAACTCATCAACCTGCACGATCTGCTCGTCGTTTTGCTCGATGTGGCAGGTATCTGCGAACGGATCAAAAGCACCCCCATTCCATTTTCATACAGCTTTTTCATTAAGCTGTTTATCACCTGCTACATTGGCATTATGCCGTTTATGGTAGTCGAAGATTACGGGTACCTCACAATTCCGGCAGTTATGCTGGTGTCGTACGTGCTGGTGGGTCTGGAAATGATCGGCGTTGAGATCGAAGAGCCGTTTGGGCTGGAGCGCAACAACTTACCTCTTACACAGCTCTCGCAGGTGATTCGGGTCAATGTGCACGAAATTTTCGGCTATAATCTGCCCACCATCGAGAAAGATGCGGCCAAGCTGGGCTTTGTGATTGTGACGTAA